The Topomyia yanbarensis strain Yona2022 chromosome 3, ASM3024719v1, whole genome shotgun sequence nucleotide sequence ACaaccaaaaaatcaaataaacaaaaaagtgTTGCTAAAGAAATTATTGTTTTGGCAGCATCGAGGGGCTACTCAATATACTGGTAACTGGCGGTAAATTATTCGGACACTTTTTCTTCAGAAAGTTCCAtgaagtttcaggtcgtgtcgtcGTGGTCACCCTGGCTTAAAAAGTATCCTCAAAAAATTGTTGGAGCATTCCgtattaatatatttgtttttgatAGGATCAACgttaaacgatttttaattttttttatgtttctcgGTGAGTTCctgtctaggggcagatcacttgtgatgcatttttgaaaatcagcgaaattaaatgcatttatttccatcaaaatagaaattcataatgtattttgcgttgctgttatgttgtttgcgttgcgtgtaagacttcaaaaccctacagaaaaactagccctacatttaacaaaacatcgaacaatgtggatcagcgtaggacgtttgttaaacaaacttttctgtgaggcagtgcaaagctgatgcaaaaatggaaataaaatcaattttttcaatttgatgcaaatttgttatacattcttagagtgatctggcCCTAGGTTCCTGTACTATTGAaacgaatcaaaactcgtaaaTCAAAAGTAAACTGACAACgtaagtaaaattattttttaactattgcgaatcttttcttaaatacACTTTGCTATCTTTTCAGCTATACGCCACCGGTCCGTGCTTCGAATTACGCGCCTAattaatttgcatcagtgcgagagTGGAAACCcagatagaattttacaatagcatttaccctacaaacaatcataaaacaataaatattatagttattagtgtttcaacattgttcgatgccaagttctcacagtagatttacaataaaatttcatataacaataaatttcactgttcagcaaaaaactgatacagtctaggggcagatcactctaggaatgtataacaaatttgcatcaccttaaaaaaaattcatttaatttccatttttgcatcaactttgcactccctcgcagaaaagattacttaataatcgtcctacgctgatccactttgttcgatgttttgttgaatgtaggatTGTTTTTTGTagagttttgacgtcttacacgcaacgccaaatgcattacgaatttctattttgatggaaagaaatgcatttaatttcgctgatttttaaaaatgcatcacaagtgatctgccactAGGATACactgcattcacattaaatttcactgttttcgagaaaaaaatgtatggagaaaaattgatttttttaatgttaagatatataaccacccccctttttcactgtaaatgtctattttacattgaaatttactgtaaaaacgataaagtttattgtttttgtattgtagcataacactaaaacttactgtaaattattgtaaaattactgtactgtcacagtgaaaatcatggttttgttactgtacatttctattcgggaacGCTTCGTCgtttttgtttcgttcgaaCATATAGTGAAAACTCTACGAAATATTATCGTATTATcgttacaattgaaaatttgggCTAATTCATCATGTCGGAAGTAGTGCACATCATTGTACGAATAATTTACACTACTTCCTACGAAATTTAATTGTTTACAACAAGAGAAAACAtgattgtcgctggttggattttccagttttcaactgcaactgGAATATTATTAACTTTTTATTAACTGTgctttcgacgagttttgattcgagccattaGTAGAATACCCCACTTTGGTGGCTTTGTATGAGGTGAACGAACGTTACCAACCGTACTCAgcgaaaaacaaaaatcttgAAATTTGGATTGTCACTCGCGTTCTGCCTCTGATGCGACAGAAGTTGAAAGGAGTTAGCCCATATTCGCAGCCAGTAAGTTCCAAAATCTATTTGAACCTGTAACGCAAAAGTTTTAGAATAGaattgcaaaatattttaattactcCTCTCTAATTGCAGTACTCTTTGTGGAAGAAATCAGCGATCTGATTCATTGGAAAATTGCCTTCGTGGAAGGtgagtaattgaaaattttgacctCTTATTTGAGAATGAGGAAACTAGAGCAGTAGTGGTAGCCTTTCTGTCCATGAACTCGAATTTTCTACATTAAATTCCAATGTATGTTTATACTAATTACGATTTGTCATTTCAATGTATTTCAACGAATAAACTATATTGTTAAAAGTGAGCAAACTATGAGCGGACCGATATTTGGCAGTAGCAGTGCCCTCGGTGGCAGTTCCGGTGGGAATCGTCATCTAGTGGAGTTTCGTGCCGGACGGATGAATCTAGTCAACAAAATGGTTCATCCGGACAATCGGAAAGGCCTAGTTTACGTGTACCAAGCGGACGATGGTCTGATTCACTTCTGCTGGAAAGATCGTACTACTGGAAACGTAGAAGACGATTTGATCGTCTTTCCCGATGATTGCGAATTTAAGAAGatcgaaaatgtcaagaatggACGAGTGTTTTTGTTGAAGTTCAAGAGTTCCAGCCGCCGGTTATTTTTCTGGATGCAGGAACCAAAAACGGACAAGGATGAAGAATGGTGTCGTCGTATCAATGAGGTGATCAATAATCCACCGTCTTCGAACAGCTTAGGAGGTGGTTCTGGCCGCGGGGGAAGTGGCAGCGATAATGGAGATCTGCAGTACCTCATGCAGAACATGTCGCAGCAGCAATTGATGCAGCTTTTCGGTGGAGTCGGCCAGATGGGAGGATTGAGTAGTCTTCTAGGCTCGATGAGGTAAGTCGGGATGTCTAGTTGTGTATTGTAAACTGTAATAAGATATTTTTGGCAGTCGTTCGTCGTCGGGTAACTCGAGCAGCCGTACCAGCGCAACAACTCCTTCCAGCCGCAACACTTTGTCTTCAAGTAACGCAGGCAGCGGAACAGCAGTAACCACACCGACAGCTGCCTCAAACGCTCCCTCCACACCAAGAGCTCCAAGAAAAAATGCATCCGATTCGTCCAAGACAAGTGGAACTACAGCTGCATCGCAAGCCGCTAGTACCGGCTCTGGAAGCGCATCTGGTGACGGTGCAAATCGCGTCCGTTTAGCTGACCTTCAAAACTACCTAGCGGGAATGAGCCCTGCAGCAGGAGCTGGTGCCGGCGCCGGACAAAGACGTAACGTTGACCTTTCGACTGCTGTTAACTCGGATTCTCTTTCGTCGGTCATCACGGTGCCGGAACAAGTGGAAGCCCTAGTCGAACATCTGCCTCAGATTGAAGGAGACGACAACAAAAAGCAACAATTGAAGGAAACCTTATCATCACCTCAGTTCCAGCAGGCTCTGTCAATGTTCTCAAACGCACTCCAGTCGGGTCAGCTGGGTCCAGTAGTTTCTCAATTTCAGCTCAACGCAGAAGCCGTAGCAGCTGCCAACAGTGGCGATCTGGAGCAGTTTGTCAAAGCACTGGAGAATGCTCACAAACCGAGCGACACGGAAAAGGGTAAATCCACCTCGCCTGCGGAGAAAACCAGTGAAACCAAGGAGGAGAATGGAACCCAAGCGGCTAAAGCAGACAAAAAGGAGGATGATCTATTGGACTAAAAGATCTTTTCAACTCCCGTACGGTGCGGGTtcataattatattctttaaaTGATCTACTGCTGCTTTAAACAAGTGTCGAAACTACTAGGTATCGTCGCTGGGAGAATTTCGTAGAGCGGCTGAGACCGAATAATCATAGGTGGtgccaatgaaaaaaaaaaaaatgcagacAATGGATAGTTCTGTCTTCGATTACTATCACCTAGAGTTTACGCAGCTGATTTTATCCTTTTGTGTTATAATTTGAATCATTTCAAAAGAAGAAGCGAACATAGTACTAATCGCTTCCCATGAACtgcaaattttgctgaagaaacctAAACTATTGTAGAGAACAAATAGGGATTAAAAAACACGAAAATAAATGTTTCAACTATCAAATAATTTGGCTGTCCTTGAAGggaaaattccagtgtaaccgATTGAGTTCCATTCTTTGCCGAACTATCACAACTAGATACACACCCTTATATAAGGCAGCTAAGGGTGTTACTTTCTACTGTTTGGCCATCTTTTACTGAACACAATAAGAAATGTTTATCTTAAATCTTTTTTATAATTACATGACTGATTTGGTGATGCCCGGTCGATTTTGCTCTACATggccaaaaataacaaaaaaaaatcaaaaccaattTACTCAACTCTAAACTGTGGTGGGCGTACTGCATTCTTCTTTGTGCTCATCACTTTGCCGAAGGTTCAACTTAAACCGGTCAATGTCGATCAAATCCTCGTTCCGCCCCTTGGATAGTTTTAAAATGCTAGTGTAATGTTCATCCCCAGCGGCCAAGCTGGCTCCGTATCGATTGCAGCTTTGATAAAACGGTTCCAGCATCACCTCATGGACGAGATAATCCTGCAATGCTAGCAGAAAAGCCACGTTTTTGGCGGCTGCCTTGCGCTGGTTTTCGTTCAGGGGCCTGTTAGCAAATGTAATCTGTGGAAACAAACATGTGAACATGGGTGGTATCGTACGGCAGTAGGTTCGACTTGCTACTTACATTTCCGTCGAAAAAATTGTTAGGCAGATTTAAGTATTTTGACAAACACTGTTGAATGGTCAACTCGCTCTGGTCATCATAGCTTGTGGAAACGTGTGCGACCTATGCGTAGGAGAATGGTAAGTTTTAGTTATTGGCTatagtaattttttttcgaaaatcatTAAATGTTGAAGACGAAAATTAGGCACTTTCTCTCGCGTAGCCATAATTTTGAAAGGGAGACTTTAAAATTAGCTCATTTTATCTACTTCACTCACCAGCGTATCGAAGCACTTCCCCAGGGGTGCCCCGTACCGATGTTTCAGCACATCCTCCAACAGTCGACCATTATGAACAACGCGACGCACCTTCGAGCTTGCCAGGATCATTCGCAGGTCGTTCGGCACGTTCATCCACATCACGTCGAACACGTAGATCCGCTCCAGCGTGGAAATGGACAGCAACGAGGGGGCACTGGCGTGTCGTCCCCCTGCAATCCCTTCCATCGTCAAAGCAAtaagtttttgagttttcaagtATTTTATTGCGTCGTGGTACTTCATATCGGTTTGGTGTATAAACACGTGCGCGTTGATTCTGTCGAAGATTTCCTGCACATCATCCAGATCGATACGGGTGACAGATTGTGCCGCCGTGGTAGACACAACGGAGGACGCATTGCACGGATCGACCGGGTCACTTTGTTCGATGATTTTAATACTTCTGATTTCGGAGCTGTAATAATCCTGGTTACCACGGATCGGCAAATTACTCTGGAAGTCGCGGACATTTTGCAgccgaacaaatgatttttttgcacCGATGTGTAAAATCTCGCCGATTACACACTCATCTTCTAGCTCGAGCAGTAGGATTTGTCCTTTGATTAAATCCAGTTTGTCCATTGTGTAAACGTGAGATGAAAATTTGATGGAATGTTGGTTTGATGAAATAGTTGAAGGATATTAATCCTGCTTTTGAGACAATCTCTGGTAGTTTCCGGAGGAAGAACCGGAACCGCTGTCAAAATATGCCCGATAGATGTACAATCCAAGCGCTATGTGCAGAACAATTACAGCTGAAACCGCAGAATAGATGTTGCTGCTGACCGGCGTAAGTTGAAGAAAACCGTCGAACAAAAAATACTTGGAACCAAAGAATGTGACTACAGGTAAAACGATAATCAAAATACAATAAAAGAAAACTACTCGAAAGTTTCGATATTCACTGCGTTGTTCCTGCGAAAGGTAATTGATTTGGTAAATTTGAAAACATGAGGTCAGGTGTTCCGGTATGCACTTATGCAAAAGGTAAGCGGACATGCTTGAAATTTTACTTACATTCTTACTAACTTGCTGTTGTCTTGATTTAGATCTGGACATTTTACGACACCGTGATTAGCTTTGGAAGGTATGATTACTTATTTTTAGTAACAGTTTCAAGCAGTTCCATTCAACAAAACCAAATTTCAAACACAAAAATTCATACCTTGTATTTTCATTTATGACTATAgaaaatataatatattataGACAGGGTAGGCTGTCATGATCATGAAAAGCGCAGGAGCGTTGCCAGataaaccgatttatttcaaggAGTCGGTTGGAtattgttggctcgaatcaaaactcgtcgaatgtAAAAATTCAAGGGTTGTGTATGTAGGGTTCAACTCTCAAAGTAACCAATTTGAAAAGTCATAAATTCggtttgaaagttatttttgTTTACTTCAAAGTACAAAAtgtgtgaaaataataaaaaaatcagaaccAATTCACTTGACCACTAGGGTGACacaaattgggtcattaaatgagaaaaaaaaaatcttttttattacatacatcgataatgCTCATTTTCGTGATTGCAGCAATGTTTTCTTCCAACTCAGAAAAcgtgaaaacaaaatttaaatttaaaataaagaaatatgtgtacagcctggatttgacactatcagaaacATTGGACGTATCGAATATTACGACAAATGATgtcctgtcagaaaaaaaatgaatacttGTTTTgccggttttcccgcagggttatttttatttgacataaacactaTCCAATgcatataatatttttttcattttgagtgTTGATTtaataggccagatgtaaacaaccgcagttttcctatgtatggttgccaagtttacataagatttattttaaaaaacaaaaaaacgtttttacgtattataacgattttttttaaaataatgttattttatgtatattggacctaaaatttatcgaatggaacggaaaactatatatagcttaatgacccaattctaGAATTCAGTAGAACCAATCTAAAACTCCTCGCTATACGACCTCATTTAACCATGCAAAATGTTAATTTGATAGGTTGcactatattttagcacaaatggtttaaagtttgtatgtgatgacaattaacatggataaacgatccacattatttaatatttcgtagacacgctcctatgtattctaaaaatatatgctaTGCTAATTTCGGTAGATACGAGTACCGTGTCCAACTTCCCCCAAGAGTGTAATGGGCTGCagcttctggttcaaaagttattctttaCACAATGCTTAagcaacgacacgacctgaaactcAATGAAATATTGTGAAGAAAAAGGGTCCGAGTCATTTACTGCCAGTTACCAGTATATTGAGTGACCCCTTGATTCGAAcgaaaaaattatttcttcAGCAACACTTCTTTTGTTTATTGATTTTCAGTTGCTGTATAGCAACCATGTTATTTGCACAATACCAGTCCAGTAACTAActtgaaaaacaaatttcataagAAACGGGCTCTGAACGGGTTATCGGTATCGTACGACCTTTCGTTGTCCTCCCTATGAGGAACCTGCAACGGTTGCTTTTGTCTGCCAGATTTCCAGTTTcagaacacaaaaaaaaaacaaatttcaatcGTCTTTTATAATTCGAAGCagtttttcacaaaattctcgatttatttattcaaaaatctgttcGTGATAACCAGAACTGCCATTGAATGAACTTGGGTCGCGTAAGCCGAGCTCCAGCAGGTCCGAAAGTGAGCATTCGAACGACGAAATTTGGGACGATACGCTCATCATTCGCAAGTACGACGAATCGTTAACAATGGTCAGAGAGGATGTTGCCATGCGATTGGCCATGAAAACTAACAAAAAGGTAACATCCAAGGCCAACCGGAGCAAACTACTAGTGAGGAAGTTAAACCGGGGCTGCCAGATAAACCTCTCGCAGATGAAGGTACTGCGACCGAGAAAGGTTCCGTTGAAATGGGAAGCAAGCCGGTGTTCAAGATCGGTGATTATTGCCGAGCCACCTACGACGATGGCGTAGATTATGAAGCAAACAATTTTGGCAATGTCAAAGGACGGCAGCACACTGCTTCGCTATGTGGGCTACAATAACGACCAGACTGTGGCGGCAGACAGCTTGGTGCCATCGTGGGGACGCAAGGAACGTCGCAAGCATCGTGAGGATGCAGCAGAACTAGCCTTTGAAGAAGATCACTAACGGATGGAAGTTAGCGACGATGAGGAGAAGTTGACTAAGAAAGCTAGCAACATTAGGATTAACTACAGTCCTAGCTTCCGAATGCCTATGGCTGGATCAGCAGCGTCGGCGGCTGCTGGCTCCGGTGCTGGGATGGGAATGGGAGCCTCATTTGTGGTACCACCGCCGATGCTAGATAATGATGATGTCGAGTCGGAGAATCTTTCCGCTATGCTCATGTCCTGGTACATGAGCGGCTACTACACCGGTCTGTATCACGGGCAGAAGATGTCTCAGAAACGGGTCCGGCCGACCTAGAGTAGTGGCAGATAGTTGTTTTTAAGGTATTCTCATTGACTTACGTTATTTTTAGCAGGTAAggtttttttctcatctgaacTGAATTTGAATTGAGCCTTTTTTGAATAAATCGCCCTATGTTTCAAAAGTTAAagttaaataaaataaagaaaaactgTAATCCTTCAAAGTATCCATCACTCGAGCTTCAGCGCAACAAGGTAATGAAGTAAAAATTCTCTATTGTATGTAAAACTTAAACTTATGTTATAGTTTTCAGAAAAAGAAACGAAGGAAGGATAAAGTCCGCTCTCGTTCCGTTAGTCGAGGAAGCAGCTCTGGTGCTAGATATACTGTACTACGGAAATCTACTTTTATATCAGTTTCTCACCCGGCTAGCGTAAGGCGTTTATCTTTCTGTTGTTCCAAAATGGAAAGGAATAATTAATATTAAATGCTCCAAGTTTGTATTTTATTAGAAATTTGGAAATACACGAAAGAACTAATCATGCTCAAATTCCTCAACgttctttgaatttttttctgtttttaaaCATGTTCAGGCTGGATCACTGAAATCACATATGCGGGGACAATAGGCTCGTTCCAGTACGCGGAAGCTGCTTCTGACCAAACAGGAACCAAAAAAACTTCGGTTGGCTACCAGAAGAAAAAGGGAAGAACAGAATACATGAACGGTTTTCTATCTGTTTGATCCAgaatacttccagtttctcttgGTACTGGAAAAACCTAATGAAAACCGCACAAAACTAATTTGTTCTGCTCATTTCTGTCAAGATGACTTTCATGATCCATCGAATGCTATCCTACCTTTGTGACGTTCTCTAAGCCTTTCTCTCATATAATTTCTTCCGTACTGCAGAAGACCTAAACCATCTACCTTTTTTCTTCGTTTCCCGCAACTAAACTACCCTCTGCATCTATCTATGATGAAGTATTGGTTCACGACGGGTGATATTGCGTTATCTGTGGGCCAACACTGGGTGTTGGGTAAACATGTTATGTACTTCGATTCTCTTGGCGTTTGATGCATAAGGCGTTTGATGCAAGCCACCAGTGGGTAGTGGGAAACATGCTAATTCGTTTCACAGTGGCTGTTTAGGTGATTGATAGCCGTTCGGAGCGGCAACGATGCTGTTAGATGCGGCAGGGTTGGCCCACGACGGATGACGCACTGCGGACGGTGATTGCATGCACCGAGTGCTGCACACGAGAACCACCGACAAGGGCGCGAAACTGGTAGATTCCCTTTGGGGCTTCTTGGCCACCCGTGCGTGAAACATACTTTTTCGAAAACTTATAATATTCAAATTGACTGCATTTCCCCTTCTTCATCTTTCTTCATTGTGTGTACAATATGGCACCGAAAAACGGATGAGCGATAAATGGTTTTCTTTTGGCTGTTTTGGCCATTTCCCGACGAATGCTTGATATATCAATACATtcatggcgttttcgtttttgacttaGCATTACACCAGTGTAGTctgtgctacactcat carries:
- the LOC131689667 gene encoding protein Exd1 homolog, with product MDKLDLIKGQILLLELEDECVIGEILHIGAKKSFVRLQNVRDFQSNLPIRGNQDYYSSEIRSIKIIEQSDPVDPCNASSVVSTTAAQSVTRIDLDDVQEIFDRINAHVFIHQTDMKYHDAIKYLKTQKLIALTMEGIAGGRHASAPSLLSISTLERIYVFDVMWMNVPNDLRMILASSKVRRVVHNGRLLEDVLKHRYGAPLGKCFDTLVAHVSTSYDDQSELTIQQCLSKYLNLPNNFFDGNITFANRPLNENQRKAAAKNVAFLLALQDYLVHEVMLEPFYQSCNRYGASLAAGDEHYTSILKLSKGRNEDLIDIDRFKLNLRQSDEHKEECSTPTTV
- the LOC131689666 gene encoding proteasomal ubiquitin receptor ADRM1 homolog, translated to MSGPIFGSSSALGGSSGGNRHLVEFRAGRMNLVNKMVHPDNRKGLVYVYQADDGLIHFCWKDRTTGNVEDDLIVFPDDCEFKKIENVKNGRVFLLKFKSSSRRLFFWMQEPKTDKDEEWCRRINEVINNPPSSNSLGGGSGRGGSGSDNGDLQYLMQNMSQQQLMQLFGGVGQMGGLSSLLGSMSRSSSGNSSSRTSATTPSSRNTLSSSNAGSGTAVTTPTAASNAPSTPRAPRKNASDSSKTSGTTAASQAASTGSGSASGDGANRVRLADLQNYLAGMSPAAGAGAGAGQRRNVDLSTAVNSDSLSSVITVPEQVEALVEHLPQIEGDDNKKQQLKETLSSPQFQQALSMFSNALQSGQLGPVVSQFQLNAEAVAAANSGDLEQFVKALENAHKPSDTEKGKSTSPAEKTSETKEENGTQAAKADKKEDDLLD
- the LOC131689668 gene encoding vacuolar ATPase assembly integral membrane protein VMA21 homolog; this translates as MSRSKSRQQQVSKNEQRSEYRNFRVVFFYCILIIVLPVVTFFGSKYFLFDGFLQLTPVSSNIYSAVSAVIVLHIALGLYIYRAYFDSGSGSSSGNYQRLSQKQD